In the genome of Cupriavidus malaysiensis, one region contains:
- a CDS encoding RNA polymerase sigma factor gives MDMSIPHCVRAPEPLEGAPGAVGGAATGAVTGEEAAAVVLREILVTNYDRLHRRLMRQFGCRDTASDSLQEAWLRLGSATVSDAVRCAEAYVYRVACNVATDQLRDRNLWPSLVDPDLVFEHLADRGPGPDAVAEARSDLAALDRALQQVPGRHRRVLVGLRLEELTREEVAARDGISLRNVDTALRQALDHCAALTGRRAVGGVSAPRRTLARAGGAGSVPAPAEKPVRRHAPKARSEAVPALWSGL, from the coding sequence ATGGATATGAGCATCCCGCACTGCGTCCGGGCGCCCGAGCCACTCGAAGGCGCGCCCGGCGCGGTGGGTGGCGCGGCGACCGGCGCAGTGACCGGTGAAGAGGCCGCCGCCGTCGTGCTGCGCGAGATCCTGGTGACGAACTACGACCGGCTGCACCGGCGCCTGATGCGCCAGTTCGGCTGCCGCGACACGGCCAGCGACAGCCTGCAGGAAGCCTGGCTGCGGCTGGGGAGCGCCACCGTGTCGGATGCGGTGCGCTGCGCCGAGGCCTATGTGTACCGCGTCGCCTGCAACGTGGCCACGGACCAGCTGCGCGACCGCAATCTGTGGCCCTCCCTGGTGGATCCGGACCTGGTGTTCGAGCACCTGGCCGACCGCGGGCCGGGGCCGGACGCGGTGGCCGAGGCGCGTTCCGACCTGGCGGCGCTGGACCGGGCCCTGCAGCAGGTGCCGGGACGCCATCGGCGCGTCCTGGTGGGCCTGCGCCTGGAGGAGCTGACGCGCGAGGAGGTGGCGGCGCGCGACGGCATCTCGCTGCGCAACGTGGATACCGCGCTGCGCCAGGCACTGGACCACTGCGCGGCGCTGACCGGCCGGCGCGCCGTCGGCGGCGTCAGTGCGCCACGACGTACCCTGGCACGGGCCGGGGGGGCGGGCAGTGTGCCCGCGCCGGCAGAGAAACCGGTGCGTCGGCACGCGCCCAAGGCGCGCTCGGAAGCGGTGCCGGCGCTCTGGAGCGGGCTGTGA
- a CDS encoding secretin and TonB N-terminal domain-containing protein, translated as MATALLPRPRRVRYGGRCLCIGWVLALLCHLALAAQGMLEAVAPETGATLRFDIGRLPMRQALEQYLRTSGHSLLYDDAITAGKQAGPLRGEFTPEAALRTLLAGSGIIASSTAPAAWVLLDGRAAAAATAGTGAGMPAAAESGAQASGATAYYAVLQARIGQALCGDPVTMPGSYRLALRLWIGADQAIERVLLHPSGNAVRDQRVQRRLQGLQMPVPVPPGMVQPMTLVILPRAPALSGDCAAARLAPAGRVEAA; from the coding sequence ATGGCCACAGCCCTCCTTCCACGACCGCGCCGCGTCCGCTATGGCGGCCGCTGCCTGTGCATCGGCTGGGTACTGGCGCTGCTCTGCCATCTGGCGTTGGCGGCGCAAGGCATGCTTGAGGCCGTGGCGCCGGAGACCGGCGCGACCCTGCGCTTCGACATCGGCCGCCTTCCCATGCGCCAGGCACTGGAGCAGTACCTGCGGACCAGCGGCCACTCGCTGCTCTACGACGATGCCATCACCGCCGGCAAGCAGGCCGGACCGCTGCGAGGCGAGTTCACGCCCGAGGCCGCCTTGCGCACGCTGCTGGCGGGAAGCGGCATCATCGCCAGCAGCACGGCGCCGGCGGCGTGGGTCCTGCTCGATGGGCGTGCAGCGGCAGCGGCCACCGCAGGCACCGGGGCAGGGATGCCTGCCGCCGCGGAGAGCGGGGCGCAAGCGAGCGGGGCCACTGCCTACTACGCGGTCCTGCAGGCCCGCATCGGCCAGGCATTGTGCGGGGATCCCGTGACGATGCCGGGCAGCTATCGCCTGGCGCTGCGCCTCTGGATCGGCGCGGACCAGGCCATCGAGCGCGTGCTGCTGCATCCGAGCGGCAATGCCGTCCGGGATCAGCGTGTGCAGCGCCGGCTGCAGGGCCTGCAGATGCCCGTGCCGGTCCCGCCCGGGATGGTGCAGCCCATGACCCTGGTCATCCTGCCCAGGGCGCCCGCGCTGAGCGGCGATTGCGCGGCCGCCCGCCTCGCGCCGGCCGGCAGGGTGGAGGCCGCATGA
- a CDS encoding RNA polymerase sigma factor, translating to MNQPADLVRFLLDHYELIKRRVSFRVGSRELAEDVMQDTYLRLQARGTAAPVRDPSGFLLRTALNLAIDRIRSDRRLLTGEEVEYLIDQEVAAVDPAEEALGRIELEALARALDRLPALRRELFVASRVDGIPQKELARRYGISLRKVELEIHLAHETLARQIERYPDPA from the coding sequence ATGAACCAGCCCGCCGACCTGGTCCGCTTCCTGCTGGATCACTACGAACTCATCAAGCGCCGCGTCAGCTTCCGGGTGGGTTCGCGGGAACTGGCCGAGGACGTGATGCAGGACACCTACCTGCGGCTCCAGGCGCGCGGCACGGCAGCCCCGGTGCGGGATCCTTCCGGCTTCCTGCTGCGCACCGCGCTCAACCTGGCCATCGACCGCATCCGCTCGGACCGCCGCCTGCTGACGGGCGAGGAAGTGGAGTACCTGATCGACCAGGAAGTGGCGGCCGTCGACCCGGCCGAGGAGGCGCTGGGCCGGATCGAGCTGGAAGCGCTGGCGCGCGCGCTGGACCGGCTGCCCGCGCTGCGCCGCGAGCTCTTCGTGGCGTCGCGCGTCGACGGCATACCGCAGAAGGAGCTGGCCCGCCGCTACGGCATTTCGCTGCGCAAGGTGGAGCTGGAGATCCACCTCGCGCATGAGACACTGGCGCGGCAGATCGAGCGATACCCGGATCCGGCGTGA
- a CDS encoding FecR family protein: protein MQADKAEDDAAALDAQARAWLRRLRSGAATERDAREFKAWCARSPAHRRTLARAEQAWRAIGQAQACYEEMFPEGRGQAAALLRRQAPVESRRRFLRGAAVAGAAAALAAVTLRPPLHLWPSLQDMAADHRTATGEQARLALAGNLELLLNTQTSIDIARGAGPAGGDRILLIDGEVALRRQPGAGQVEIVAGGGRIVPGDGAVEVRRAGTRYCVTCTAGEARLAHASGTMALRQRERVWYDRQGVGPAGAVDLEVASAWQHGQLLFRAVPLREAVDEINRYRRGRVMVSNQELASRRLSGQFRIADLDEAIRQIQQIYHAQVTRLPGGFVILG from the coding sequence ATGCAAGCAGACAAGGCCGAGGACGACGCCGCCGCGCTCGATGCGCAGGCCAGGGCGTGGCTGCGCCGGCTCCGCAGCGGCGCCGCGACGGAGCGGGATGCGCGCGAGTTCAAGGCGTGGTGCGCGCGCAGTCCGGCGCACCGGCGGACGCTGGCGCGTGCCGAGCAGGCGTGGCGGGCCATCGGGCAGGCGCAGGCCTGCTACGAGGAGATGTTCCCGGAGGGCCGCGGCCAGGCCGCGGCCCTGCTGCGGCGCCAGGCACCGGTGGAATCCCGGCGGCGCTTCCTGCGGGGCGCCGCCGTGGCCGGCGCCGCCGCCGCGCTGGCGGCCGTGACGCTGCGGCCGCCGCTGCATCTGTGGCCCTCGCTGCAGGACATGGCCGCCGACCACCGCACCGCGACGGGCGAGCAGGCACGCCTGGCCCTGGCCGGCAACCTCGAATTGCTGCTCAACACGCAGACCAGCATCGATATCGCGCGCGGTGCCGGCCCGGCCGGCGGTGACCGCATCCTGCTGATCGATGGGGAGGTCGCGCTGCGCCGCCAGCCGGGCGCCGGCCAGGTGGAGATCGTCGCCGGTGGCGGACGCATCGTGCCCGGCGATGGCGCCGTCGAGGTCCGCCGTGCCGGCACGCGCTACTGCGTGACCTGTACCGCCGGCGAGGCACGGCTGGCGCATGCCAGCGGCACGATGGCGCTGCGCCAGCGCGAGCGCGTCTGGTACGACCGGCAGGGTGTCGGGCCTGCCGGCGCGGTCGACCTCGAAGTCGCCAGCGCCTGGCAGCACGGCCAGCTGCTGTTCCGCGCCGTGCCCCTGCGCGAAGCGGTGGACGAGATCAATCGCTATCGCCGCGGCCGCGTGATGGTGTCGAACCAGGAACTGGCGTCGCGGCGGCTCAGCGGCCAGTTCCGCATCGCCGACCTGGATGAGGCGATCCGCCAGATCCAGCAGATCTATCACGCGCAGGTGACGCGATTGCCCGGAGGGTTCGTGATTCTGGGATGA